In a single window of the Luteolibacter yonseiensis genome:
- a CDS encoding RNA polymerase sigma factor has translation MNNNHGEPSKIMREPVGSLDPDSSMNDPDEDFRLVALAQKGDMKSYDALVTRHRGKIFAMIRNMIHQEADAWDLSQEVFIKAWHALPRFEAKAKFSTWLYRIAHNAVYDWVRKRKIESAGELNDEIFERERIDSGSLTTPSGGESPDDTLVHGELREKIQIALNKLSAEHREVVILKDVQGLSYKEIAEAMSSTMGTVMSRLFYARQKLQALLKDEYESR, from the coding sequence ATGAATAACAACCATGGTGAGCCGTCCAAGATCATGCGGGAGCCTGTCGGCTCCCTCGATCCGGATTCCTCCATGAATGATCCGGACGAGGATTTCCGACTGGTGGCACTGGCGCAGAAGGGGGACATGAAGTCCTACGACGCGCTGGTGACACGGCACCGTGGAAAGATATTCGCCATGATCCGGAACATGATCCATCAGGAAGCCGACGCATGGGACCTCTCTCAGGAGGTCTTCATCAAGGCGTGGCATGCCCTGCCCCGGTTCGAGGCGAAGGCGAAATTCTCCACGTGGCTCTACCGCATCGCCCACAACGCGGTTTACGACTGGGTTCGCAAACGGAAAATCGAGAGCGCGGGTGAGTTGAATGATGAGATTTTCGAGCGCGAACGCATTGACTCCGGGTCACTTACCACACCGTCCGGAGGAGAATCTCCCGACGATACCCTGGTACACGGCGAGCTGCGTGAGAAGATCCAGATCGCTCTCAACAAGCTTTCCGCGGAACACCGTGAGGTCGTTATCTTGAAAGACGTGCAAGGATTGTCGTATAAGGAAATCGCCGAGGCCATGTCCAGCACCATGGGCACGGTCATGAGCCGGTTGTTCTACGCACGTCAGAAACTCCAAGCCCTGCTAAAAGATGAATACGAATCCCGATGA
- a CDS encoding rhodanese-like domain-containing protein, giving the protein MNAFGQFAAIVSISCAAAGGTYLIKGEPVRRLACDPATLKAGEVCLEQIPPDDKILWVDARLRKDWEKSGVPGSVLWNLDPAEDMQVFEAETAMKIMETPRVIVYCGDENCGISSQVAERIRSLQLGAEVSVLRGGWRALSEAGRVKKPVDSAASK; this is encoded by the coding sequence ATGAATGCTTTCGGTCAATTCGCAGCCATCGTCTCCATTTCGTGCGCGGCAGCGGGCGGAACCTACCTGATCAAGGGCGAGCCGGTGCGCCGGCTGGCATGCGATCCCGCGACCTTGAAGGCGGGGGAGGTCTGCCTGGAGCAGATCCCGCCGGATGACAAGATCCTCTGGGTGGACGCTCGTCTTCGCAAGGACTGGGAAAAATCCGGAGTTCCGGGGTCCGTGCTCTGGAATCTGGACCCGGCGGAAGACATGCAGGTGTTCGAGGCGGAGACGGCCATGAAGATCATGGAAACCCCGCGTGTCATCGTCTATTGCGGCGACGAGAACTGCGGCATCAGCAGCCAGGTCGCCGAGCGGATCCGATCCTTGCAACTCGGTGCGGAGGTTTCCGTGCTGCGAGGGGGCTGGAGGGCGTTGAGTGAGGCGGGAAGGGTGAAAAAGCCGGTGGATTCCGCCGCATCCAAGTGA
- a CDS encoding N-acetylmuramoyl-L-alanine amidase family protein has translation MSLFVKIPLCVSACALFISCAGPSGPSATPSSVGRDVYGHRPGPKGFKTVIIDAGHGGKDPGAVSRHTHQREKDLALDTAKRIAGELRGDFKVILMRGDDTFIDLDERVDRANKHGGAILVSMHYNSGPSPIRGPETYYWRVDSHGLAVRCQQAMAQVSPVEVGNRGLVRRRIRLTRNPEIPCVLLEGGYLSNPAEARLAGDAGYRQKLANAIAGAIRTQARIGDAGTGPLPRPINAPPSRPTDAPE, from the coding sequence ATGAGTCTGTTTGTGAAAATCCCGCTGTGTGTCTCCGCGTGTGCCTTGTTCATCTCCTGCGCCGGCCCTTCCGGTCCATCCGCCACGCCGTCATCCGTCGGGCGGGATGTTTACGGTCATCGCCCGGGTCCCAAGGGATTCAAGACCGTGATCATCGATGCGGGCCATGGCGGCAAGGATCCGGGGGCGGTAAGCCGCCACACCCATCAACGGGAAAAGGATCTCGCGCTGGACACGGCCAAACGGATCGCCGGCGAACTGCGCGGGGATTTCAAAGTCATCCTGATGCGGGGTGACGACACATTCATCGATCTGGACGAACGCGTGGACCGCGCCAACAAGCATGGCGGTGCGATTCTCGTGAGCATGCACTACAACAGCGGCCCTTCGCCGATCCGTGGACCGGAAACCTACTACTGGCGGGTGGACAGTCACGGGCTGGCGGTGCGCTGCCAACAGGCCATGGCGCAGGTATCCCCTGTGGAGGTCGGCAACCGTGGTCTCGTCCGGCGCCGCATCCGCCTGACGCGGAATCCGGAAATCCCGTGTGTCCTGTTGGAGGGCGGCTACCTGAGCAACCCCGCCGAGGCGCGGTTGGCTGGCGACGCGGGCTACCGCCAGAAGCTCGCGAACGCCATCGCCGGAGCCATCCGGACACAAGCCCGGATAGGAGACGCGGGAACAGGTCCCCTGCCCCGCCCGATCAACGCTCCGCCAAGCCGTCCGACGGATGCGCCTGAATAG
- a CDS encoding anti-sigma factor, translating into MNTNPDEATLALWLDDELTGAELAAVEAWAVGQPEQLAAREEIRNWRKTIAAVLPASEEPPYPDFFNSRVMQAIREQSPAIQAAETAPVRKKSFSFTSWLMPLTACAGMVLAFWVGKTSQTAPEYDVSNAPRAVLVDPVIYTPESGVNAEWFASTKASANVIVLNGVAAIPDAMDFNETVFVPTESEVDSTAEVESQPEIETGP; encoded by the coding sequence ATGAATACGAATCCCGATGAAGCGACGCTGGCCCTTTGGCTGGACGACGAATTGACCGGCGCGGAACTTGCCGCTGTCGAGGCGTGGGCGGTTGGCCAACCGGAGCAACTCGCCGCCCGTGAGGAGATCCGCAACTGGCGGAAAACCATCGCCGCGGTTCTGCCTGCGAGCGAGGAACCCCCGTATCCGGATTTTTTCAACAGCCGCGTGATGCAGGCGATCCGGGAGCAGTCGCCTGCGATTCAGGCTGCTGAAACGGCTCCGGTGCGGAAAAAATCGTTCTCATTCACCTCATGGCTGATGCCGTTGACCGCTTGTGCCGGGATGGTGCTGGCGTTCTGGGTGGGGAAAACATCGCAGACCGCTCCGGAATATGATGTGTCCAATGCTCCCCGGGCGGTTTTGGTGGACCCGGTCATCTACACCCCCGAGAGCGGTGTGAATGCCGAATGGTTCGCGAGCACGAAGGCTTCCGCCAATGTCATCGTCCTGAACGGTGTCGCGGCGATCCCCGATGCCATGGATTTCAACGAAACGGTTTTCGTTCCGACCGAGAGCGAGGTCGATTCGACGGCTGAGGTGGAATCTCAACCCGAAATCGAAACGGGGCCATGA
- a CDS encoding family 78 glycoside hydrolase catalytic domain: MKLHSNPTSRKVCAALALLANPLLAEVTSTNLRCEYLTDPHGIEVRQPRLSWLVGSLERGEKQTAYQILVASSEELLAKDKGDLWDSGKVGGDATSQIVYQGAALASRSRCFWKVRSWDKGGEPSEWSKPATWSIGLLEQSDWSAKWIDASARVKRDPGLPTPVILKASYEPVQGGGGLDVTEQLTAKATSGGFSVEVGNEGFGNDPAYGKVKHLRVEYDIAGKKSVRFFPEKASMNFPQDLSPPPRILRASYEAADGVGSMDVTAKLAQLAEAGSFTLAVDNGSLGADPAFNRVKKLRVEFSVNGQPVTKSFDENTRLHYPTDLVAPATVPYLRKTFTVDKPVVRATVYATALGIYELNLNGKRVGDHFLAPEWTDFSKRLRYQEYDVTALLAQGRNVLGAQVANGWYSGHIGNGGFQYWGKSPALLAQLELTYADGGKERVVTDHTWKSHVSPLTATDFMLGEDYDATKEIKGWNEPGFDDSGWLPVAERDEPAREMNGQVMEPVRQLSTIKAKTLTEPKADKWTYDLGQNMVGIVRLKITAAAGTKITLRHAEMLNPDGTVYTDNLRGAPSIDTYVCKGKGEEIWQPSFTFHGFRYVELTGVSEKPPLDAVTGVVIASDTPQTGKFVCSDGQVNQLQSNIEWGQRGNYLSVPTDCPQRDERLGWMGDAQVFVRTATYNADVAAFFTKWLVDVTDSQAPNGQFADVAPFAGPSKGTPAWGDAGVICPWTIYQAYGDLQLLARQYPSMVRWVDYSRSGSTGFIRSGNRGSDYGDWLSIGADTDKELIGTGYFAYSTKLVAKAAAALGKTEDAAKYEELFQSIKKAFIAKYVSSDGKVAGETQCAYVMALKFDLLPDELRAKAADHLEADIISKDYHLSTGFVGVSYLLPELTKAGKTATAYRLLHQDTFPSWLFSVKMGATTIWERWDGWTPDKGFQNVIMNSFNHYSLGSCGEWLYGSVAGIDLDPAAPGFKRIIIKPVPGGKLTEASGELKTIHGLVTSAWSSANGTFTLTTAIPTNTTATVHVPAKGLDSVLESGKPVDSVEGVKFLRMENGAAVFSVESGRYQFTSGKGVVSGTDKISRPATGDVKILVSTLLANDGKGSVFRSAAPLSINGAAITVRDGSLHYQPPPGNTGPDVFTYTIQTPQGGVATHTVQMAVAQERATAQAME, translated from the coding sequence ATGAAACTTCATTCCAATCCAACAAGCCGGAAGGTGTGTGCCGCGTTAGCGCTGCTTGCGAACCCACTGCTCGCCGAGGTGACCTCCACCAACCTGCGCTGCGAGTATCTCACGGATCCCCACGGCATCGAGGTGAGGCAGCCGCGCCTTTCCTGGCTGGTCGGATCGCTCGAGCGTGGTGAAAAACAGACGGCTTATCAAATACTCGTGGCCTCATCCGAAGAGCTTCTGGCCAAGGACAAGGGTGACCTGTGGGACAGTGGCAAGGTCGGCGGGGACGCGACGAGCCAGATCGTTTACCAAGGTGCGGCCCTCGCATCGCGTTCACGTTGTTTCTGGAAGGTGCGGTCATGGGACAAGGGGGGAGAACCTTCCGAATGGAGCAAGCCCGCCACATGGTCGATCGGGTTGCTGGAGCAATCCGACTGGAGCGCGAAGTGGATCGACGCAAGCGCGCGGGTGAAGCGTGACCCGGGCCTGCCGACTCCCGTGATCTTGAAGGCCTCCTACGAACCGGTGCAGGGTGGAGGAGGCCTTGATGTGACCGAACAACTCACCGCGAAAGCCACGTCAGGCGGGTTTTCCGTAGAAGTGGGCAACGAGGGTTTTGGCAATGACCCTGCCTATGGCAAGGTGAAGCACCTGCGCGTGGAGTATGACATCGCGGGGAAAAAATCCGTCAGGTTTTTCCCCGAGAAGGCGTCCATGAATTTCCCCCAGGACCTCTCGCCGCCACCCAGGATCCTCCGCGCCTCGTATGAGGCGGCGGATGGAGTCGGTTCCATGGATGTGACCGCGAAGCTGGCGCAACTGGCCGAGGCGGGGAGTTTCACGCTTGCGGTGGACAATGGGTCCCTCGGGGCCGATCCGGCCTTCAACCGCGTCAAGAAACTGCGCGTCGAGTTTTCCGTGAACGGACAGCCGGTGACGAAGTCCTTCGATGAAAACACCCGGCTCCACTATCCGACGGATCTGGTGGCTCCCGCAACCGTCCCCTATCTGCGGAAGACCTTCACGGTGGATAAACCGGTGGTGAGGGCCACCGTGTATGCCACGGCCCTGGGCATCTATGAGCTCAACCTCAACGGCAAACGGGTGGGTGATCATTTCCTGGCCCCCGAGTGGACGGACTTCTCGAAACGCCTGCGCTATCAGGAATATGATGTCACGGCCTTGCTCGCCCAAGGACGGAACGTGCTCGGGGCGCAGGTGGCGAATGGTTGGTATTCCGGCCATATCGGCAACGGAGGATTCCAATATTGGGGGAAAAGCCCGGCGCTTCTCGCCCAACTGGAACTGACCTATGCGGATGGCGGCAAGGAGCGCGTCGTCACGGACCACACTTGGAAATCCCATGTCAGCCCGTTGACCGCGACGGATTTCATGCTTGGGGAGGACTATGACGCGACCAAGGAAATCAAAGGCTGGAACGAACCCGGATTCGATGATTCCGGATGGCTCCCGGTGGCGGAGCGGGATGAACCCGCGCGTGAGATGAACGGCCAGGTGATGGAGCCGGTGAGGCAGTTGTCCACGATCAAGGCGAAGACCCTGACGGAACCGAAGGCGGACAAGTGGACCTACGATCTCGGGCAGAACATGGTGGGCATTGTCAGATTGAAGATCACCGCCGCGGCAGGCACGAAGATCACCTTGCGCCACGCGGAGATGCTCAATCCCGATGGCACCGTTTACACGGACAACCTGCGCGGAGCACCATCGATCGACACTTATGTCTGCAAAGGGAAGGGTGAGGAAATCTGGCAACCGTCATTCACCTTCCATGGGTTCCGTTATGTCGAACTGACGGGCGTGTCCGAAAAGCCCCCGTTGGACGCGGTGACCGGCGTGGTGATCGCATCCGATACGCCGCAAACCGGTAAATTCGTCTGCTCTGACGGACAGGTGAACCAGCTCCAGTCCAACATCGAGTGGGGGCAAAGGGGGAACTACCTGAGCGTGCCGACGGACTGCCCGCAGCGGGACGAACGTCTGGGCTGGATGGGCGACGCGCAGGTCTTCGTCCGCACCGCGACCTACAATGCGGATGTCGCGGCATTTTTCACGAAGTGGCTGGTGGACGTGACGGACAGCCAAGCACCCAACGGCCAGTTCGCGGATGTCGCCCCGTTCGCCGGACCATCGAAGGGGACACCCGCTTGGGGCGACGCCGGCGTCATCTGCCCGTGGACGATCTACCAGGCCTATGGCGATCTCCAACTGCTGGCCCGCCAATATCCCTCGATGGTCCGTTGGGTGGATTATTCGAGGTCGGGAAGCACCGGATTCATCCGGAGCGGAAACCGTGGCAGCGACTATGGAGACTGGCTGTCCATCGGTGCGGACACCGACAAGGAACTCATTGGTACGGGATATTTCGCCTATTCCACGAAGCTTGTGGCGAAGGCCGCGGCGGCTCTTGGGAAGACCGAGGATGCCGCCAAATACGAGGAGCTTTTCCAATCGATCAAAAAGGCGTTCATCGCGAAGTATGTCTCCTCCGATGGCAAGGTCGCCGGAGAGACCCAGTGTGCCTATGTGATGGCGTTGAAATTCGACCTGCTGCCCGACGAACTCCGCGCGAAGGCCGCGGATCATCTGGAGGCCGACATCATCTCGAAGGACTACCACCTCTCGACCGGATTTGTCGGAGTGAGCTACCTGCTGCCGGAGCTCACCAAGGCCGGGAAAACCGCCACCGCCTACCGGCTTCTCCATCAGGACACGTTCCCTTCCTGGCTGTTCTCCGTGAAAATGGGAGCCACGACCATCTGGGAGCGCTGGGACGGCTGGACGCCTGACAAGGGATTCCAGAACGTCATCATGAATTCCTTCAACCACTATTCGCTCGGTTCCTGCGGGGAATGGCTCTACGGCTCGGTCGCGGGCATCGACCTGGACCCTGCCGCGCCGGGATTCAAGCGGATCATCATCAAGCCGGTGCCGGGTGGCAAGCTGACGGAGGCGAGCGGTGAGCTGAAGACCATCCATGGACTCGTCACCAGCGCATGGAGTTCGGCGAACGGGACCTTCACCCTCACCACGGCGATTCCGACGAACACCACCGCGACGGTCCATGTCCCGGCGAAGGGGCTCGACAGCGTGTTGGAATCCGGCAAGCCGGTGGACTCGGTGGAGGGCGTGAAATTCCTCAGGATGGAAAACGGTGCCGCCGTATTCTCGGTGGAATCCGGCCGTTACCAGTTCACCAGCGGAAAAGGAGTGGTCTCCGGCACGGACAAGATCTCACGGCCCGCGACCGGGGATGTGAAAATCCTGGTGAGCACCCTTCTGGCGAATGATGGAAAGGGCAGTGTTTTCCGTTCCGCCGCCCCCCTGAGCATCAATGGCGCGGCGATCACCGTCCGCGACGGCTCCCTTCACTACCAGCCCCCGCCCGGGAACACCGGGCCGGATGTGTTCACCTACACCATCCAGACTCCTCAAGGGGGAGTCGCCACGCACACGGTCCAGATGGCCGTCGCGCAGGAAAGAGCCACGGCGCAAGCCATGGAATAG
- a CDS encoding DUF1573 domain-containing protein has protein sequence MMRAWNAAAMFVLVSASLVRAAGLEFAELRKETRAAIDAKSVIVDFPFINKNGRPVTITKSDAKCSCLTVQISGGKFTYAPGESGVIRTTMALGNLLGPQEKTIDLWLDQAPPDKPSMRLDLVVQIPNVISLEPKTVHWDIGGKPEPRTIHIVMDGGKPIHVTNVTVPEESFRYELKTLEAGKRYDLVVTPLDTKSPLLGRIQVETDCSISKYKNQQAFAQVRKPVAENVANQP, from the coding sequence ATGATGCGCGCGTGGAATGCCGCTGCGATGTTTGTTTTGGTGTCCGCAAGCCTGGTCCGGGCGGCGGGACTGGAATTCGCCGAACTCCGGAAAGAGACCCGGGCCGCGATCGACGCGAAGTCAGTGATCGTGGATTTTCCTTTCATCAACAAAAACGGCAGGCCTGTCACCATCACCAAAAGCGATGCGAAATGCTCCTGCCTCACCGTCCAGATATCAGGCGGAAAGTTCACCTACGCTCCCGGGGAGTCCGGCGTCATCAGAACGACGATGGCCCTTGGAAACCTCTTGGGCCCCCAGGAAAAAACGATCGATCTCTGGCTTGACCAGGCACCGCCCGACAAGCCGTCGATGCGCCTGGATCTGGTGGTCCAGATTCCCAACGTCATCAGCCTGGAGCCGAAAACAGTGCATTGGGACATTGGTGGCAAACCGGAACCCCGGACGATCCACATCGTCATGGATGGCGGCAAGCCGATCCATGTCACCAATGTGACGGTTCCCGAGGAGTCGTTCCGGTATGAGCTGAAGACCTTGGAAGCCGGCAAACGATACGACCTCGTCGTGACCCCCTTGGATACCAAGTCTCCCCTGCTGGGCAGGATCCAGGTTGAAACCGACTGTTCGATTTCGAAATACAAGAACCAGCAGGCCTTCGCCCAGGTGCGCAAACCTGTGGCGGAGAACGTCGCCAACCAGCCATGA
- a CDS encoding DUF1573 domain-containing protein, with product MKTIIALWLSFLAFSQAAELKFKELTQDVNAPADARTVTADFSFTNDTGKPVTISKSDPGCSCLKVEISGGKLKYGPGESGTLRATFDLGNFSGTVDKVIGLWLDDDSSATPTMRLTVRIHIPVLVVMEPAKTLSWTVGEKPAPQTIHIRMAEGESIRVTGVKSSSPNFVCEIKTVEEGKKYDLVVSPQDTATPGMTVIRVETDCKVDKHKTQQAFGVVRKASAQAATNP from the coding sequence ATGAAAACCATCATCGCCCTCTGGCTGTCTTTCCTGGCCTTTTCGCAGGCGGCGGAACTCAAGTTCAAGGAACTGACCCAGGATGTGAACGCCCCGGCGGACGCCAGGACGGTGACGGCGGATTTCAGTTTCACTAATGACACCGGCAAACCGGTGACGATTTCAAAGAGCGATCCCGGCTGCTCGTGCCTCAAGGTGGAGATTTCCGGCGGAAAGCTCAAGTATGGCCCCGGAGAGTCCGGTACCCTTCGCGCGACGTTCGATCTGGGGAATTTTTCCGGCACCGTGGACAAGGTTATTGGCCTGTGGCTGGACGACGACTCCAGCGCCACTCCCACGATGCGGCTGACGGTGCGCATCCACATCCCCGTGCTTGTCGTGATGGAACCCGCCAAAACCTTGTCATGGACCGTGGGTGAAAAGCCCGCGCCACAGACCATCCACATCCGCATGGCGGAAGGGGAATCGATCCGTGTGACAGGAGTGAAATCCTCCAGTCCGAATTTTGTTTGCGAAATCAAAACCGTGGAAGAAGGGAAAAAATACGATCTGGTGGTCTCTCCGCAGGATACGGCGACTCCCGGTATGACCGTGATCCGCGTCGAAACCGACTGCAAGGTCGACAAGCACAAGACCCAGCAGGCCTTCGGTGTGGTCCGCAAGGCCTCCGCACAAGCCGCCACCAATCCATGA